The genomic segment AGTTCGTTCAGCTCCGCCGTGCTGAGCTGATCGAGATCGCGCGGTCCGTTGATGCCGGGAAGAATGGGCATCAGCACCTCCTGAACATCTTGTCCGACGTGTCCCCCTGGCGGGGACGCGGTGTCTCGATCGTACCGCCGCGACCCGGGGAAACCCCCGAGCGCCGAGCACGAAGGGGTCCGGATGCCGCAGCATCCGGACCCCTTCGCATACCGTCAGACCAGCGAACGCAGCACGTACTGCAGGATGCCGCCGTTGCGGTAGTAGTCGGCCTCACCGGGTGTGTCGATACGGACCACGGCGTCGAACTCGACCGTCTGCTTGCCCTCGGGCGAGTGCTCGCTCGGCTCGGCGGTGACGCGGACCGTCTTGGGCGTGGTGCCGTTGTTCAGCTCCTCCAGTCCGGAGATCGAGACGATCTCCGTGCCGTCGAGGCCCAGCGACTCCCAGCTCTCGCCTGCGGGGAACTGCAGCGGGACGACACCCATTCCGATGAGGTTCGAGCGGTGGATGCGCTCGAAGCTCTCGGTGATGACGGCCTTCACGCCCAGCAGGCTGGTGCCCTTCGCCGCCCAGTCGCGGGACGATCCAGAGCCGTACTCCTTGCCGCCGAAGACCACGAGCGGCGTGCCCTCGGCCTGGTAGTTCTGGCAGGCATCGAAGATGTACGACTGCGGAGCGTCCGGCTTGGTGAAGTCGCGCGTAAAGCCGCCCTCGACCTCGGCACCGTCATTGACGGCGCGCACGAGCTGGTTCTTCAGACGGATGTTCGCGAACGTGCCGCGGATCATCACCTCGTGGTTGCCTCGGCGCGAGCCATAGGAGTTGAAGTCCTTCTGGCGCACTCCGTGCTCCTCGAGGTACTTCGCCGCCGGCGTGCCGATCTTGATGTTGCCCGCGGGGCTGATGTGGTCGGTCGTGACCGAGTCACCGAGGGTCGCCATGACGCGAGCGCCCTTGATGTCGGAGACGGGGGTCAGCTCCATCGACATGCCGTCGAAGTACGGCGCCTTGCGGACGTAGGTGGACTGGTCGTCCCACTCGAAGACCGGTCCGGTCGGCGTAGGCAGGCTCCTCCAGCGGTCGTCGCCATCGAAGACGGTGGCGTACTGCTTGATGAACTGCTCGCGCGAGATCGACGAATCGATGATCTCCTGGATCTCGGCAGGTGCCGGCCAGATGTCCTTGAGGAACACCTCGTTGCCGTCCTGGTCGGTGCCCAGAGCGTCGGTGTCGAAGTCGAAGTGCATCGACCCTGCCAGCGCGTATGCGACGACCAGCGGAGGCGACGCGAGGTAGTTCATCTTCACGTCGGGGCTGATGCGGCCCTCGAAGTTGCGGTTACCGGAGAGGACTGCCGTGACGGCGAGGTCGTTGTCGTTGATCGCCGCGGAGACCTCTTCGATCAGCGGGCCGGAGTTTCCGATGCAGATAGTGCAGCCGTAGCCGACGGTGTAGAACCCGAGGCCCTCGAGATCCTTGTCGAGTCCGGACTTCTCGTAGTAGTCGGTGACGACCTTGGAGCCGGGGCCGAGCGTCGTCTTGACCCAGGGCTTCTGCTTCAGGCCCTTCTCGCGCGCCTTGCGGGCCAGCAGGCCGGCGGCGATCATGACCGACGGGTTCGAGGTGTTCGTGCACGACGTGATGGCCGCGAGGGTCACCGCACCGTTGTCGAGGATGTAGTTCTCGCCCTCGGGGGTCGTGACCGGCACCGGACGGGATGCACCGTGCGCGCCGCTGGCGACGAGCATGGATGCGCGGTGGGCGTCCTCGTGCTGGTGCGACACGCCGTTCTCCGAGACGTGC from the Microbacterium ginsengiterrae genome contains:
- a CDS encoding aconitate hydratase AcnA, with translation MSTVNSFGAKSTLTVGSTDYEIFRIDTVPGYDKLPFSLKVLLENLLRTEDGANVTKAQIEALGSWDAAAEPNTEIQFSPARVVMQDFTGVPCIVDLATMREAVTALGGDPNKINPLSPAEMVIDHSVIADLFGSDNALERNVEIEYERNGERYQFLRWGQTAFNDFKVVPPGTGIVHQVNIEHLAKVIYDRTNDGVLQAYPDTCVGTDSHTTMVNGLGVLGWGVGGIEAEAAMLGQPVSMLIPRVVGFKLTGEIPAGVTATDVVLTITDMLRKHGVVGKFVEFYGAGVASVPLANRATIGNMSPEFGSTAAIFPIDDVTTEYLRLTGRDEQAVALVEEYAKLQGLWHDPSNEPVFSEYIELDLGTVVPSIAGPKRPQDRILLSDAKTQFERDILNYAGPTAEDSVEVEGTFPASDPGNTPGVEHEHVSENGVSHQHEDAHRASMLVASGAHGASRPVPVTTPEGENYILDNGAVTLAAITSCTNTSNPSVMIAAGLLARKAREKGLKQKPWVKTTLGPGSKVVTDYYEKSGLDKDLEGLGFYTVGYGCTICIGNSGPLIEEVSAAINDNDLAVTAVLSGNRNFEGRISPDVKMNYLASPPLVVAYALAGSMHFDFDTDALGTDQDGNEVFLKDIWPAPAEIQEIIDSSISREQFIKQYATVFDGDDRWRSLPTPTGPVFEWDDQSTYVRKAPYFDGMSMELTPVSDIKGARVMATLGDSVTTDHISPAGNIKIGTPAAKYLEEHGVRQKDFNSYGSRRGNHEVMIRGTFANIRLKNQLVRAVNDGAEVEGGFTRDFTKPDAPQSYIFDACQNYQAEGTPLVVFGGKEYGSGSSRDWAAKGTSLLGVKAVITESFERIHRSNLIGMGVVPLQFPAGESWESLGLDGTEIVSISGLEELNNGTTPKTVRVTAEPSEHSPEGKQTVEFDAVVRIDTPGEADYYRNGGILQYVLRSLV